The proteins below come from a single Dehalococcoidia bacterium genomic window:
- the ftsY gene encoding signal recognition particle-docking protein FtsY, whose translation MFERLRKIDFGLRRTRDAVFQRVAAVFERRQIDDAFWEALEETLISADLSLSTTEELLSRLRERVREEGITDAHRAKQALQEEMSAVLREVEEEDDRPFEREPRRFPDGRPFVLLIVGVNGTGKTTTIAKLAHRWHRQGKRVLIGAADTFRAAAIEQLKVWADRIGVQVVAHQPGADPGAVAYDAVEAGRSRGADVVIIDTAGRLHAKTNLMEELRKIRRVIAKVDPTAPHQVLLVIDATTGQNGILQTEAFAQAADIDGIVLTKLDGTAKGGIAFTIANELGLPIRYLGTGEQLDDLVDFDPAEYVRQLFE comes from the coding sequence GCCTTCGCAAGATCGACTTTGGCCTCCGTCGAACCCGAGACGCGGTCTTCCAGCGCGTTGCGGCGGTCTTTGAGCGCCGTCAGATCGATGATGCTTTCTGGGAAGCGCTGGAAGAGACGCTGATTAGCGCCGATCTCAGCCTGAGCACGACGGAAGAGCTCCTCAGCCGGCTCCGCGAGCGTGTCCGCGAGGAGGGGATTACGGATGCGCACCGCGCCAAGCAGGCGCTGCAAGAAGAGATGAGCGCCGTGCTGCGCGAGGTGGAGGAGGAGGACGACCGCCCCTTTGAGCGGGAACCGCGGCGATTTCCCGACGGCCGACCCTTCGTACTCCTTATCGTCGGCGTCAATGGAACTGGCAAAACGACGACTATCGCCAAACTTGCGCACCGCTGGCACCGGCAGGGGAAGCGGGTACTGATCGGCGCCGCAGATACCTTCCGTGCCGCCGCCATCGAGCAGCTGAAGGTGTGGGCGGACCGGATCGGCGTCCAAGTTGTGGCCCATCAGCCCGGCGCCGACCCCGGCGCTGTTGCCTACGACGCCGTTGAAGCGGGACGCAGCCGGGGAGCAGATGTGGTCATCATCGATACCGCTGGCCGGCTGCACGCGAAGACGAACTTGATGGAGGAACTGCGGAAAATCCGGCGCGTCATCGCTAAGGTCGACCCGACCGCGCCCCATCAGGTGCTGCTCGTCATCGATGCCACCACCGGCCAGAACGGTATCCTGCAGACGGAAGCGTTCGCCCAAGCCGCCGATATCGACGGGATCGTGCTGACAAAGCTCGATGGCACTGCCAAGGGCGGGATCGCTTTCACCATCGCCAATGAGCTGGGCCTGCCGATCCGCTATCTGGGGACTGGGGAACAGCTCGACGATCTTGTCGACTTCGACCCAGCCGAGTACGTGCGGCAATTGTTCGAGTAG